The proteins below are encoded in one region of Gambusia affinis linkage group LG07, SWU_Gaff_1.0, whole genome shotgun sequence:
- the LOC122834298 gene encoding transcription factor HES-5-like: MAPAITVAMTSSQEHLILNHKLRKPQVEKLRRERINSSIEQLKSLLLGAEFLKQQPDSKLEKADILEMTVCFLRQLQKQHPDVDSGAVELGYSRCVQEAVHFLSKDEVKTQSQRRLLKHFSMMQSFSKKNLRKADFSPQSSTEQGSVSKDKNPLHSLLWRPW; this comes from the exons ATGGCACCAGCAATCACTGTAGCAATGACCAGCTCTCAGGAGCATCTGATACTGAACCACAAG cTCAGAAAACCTCAAGTGGAGAAACTACGCAGAGAGCGAATCAACAGCAGTATTGAACAGCTCAAATCTCTTCTGCTGGGTGCAGAGTTCCTCAAACAGCAGCCAGACTCCAAGTTGGAGAAAGCAGACATCCTGGAGATGACTGTTTGCTTCCTGAGGCAACTGCAGAAGCAGCATCCAGATGTGGACTCAGGGGCTGTTGAGCTGGGGTATTCCAGATGTGTTCAAGAGGCTGTGCACTTCCTGTCCAAAGATGAAGTGAAGACACAGTCCCAAAGAAGACTCCTGAAGCATTTCAGCATGATGCAGTCTTTCTCCAAGAAGAACTTGAGAAAAGCAGACTTCTCTCCTCAGAGCTCAACAGAGCAAGGCAGCGTCAGTAAAGACAAGAATCCGCTCCACAGCCTCCTCTGGAGGCCATGGTAG
- the LOC122834304 gene encoding transcription factor HES-5-like codes for MAPSIPAAVANSQEHLTLNHKLRKPLVEKLRRERINSSIEQLKSLLGPEFLKQQPDSKLEKADILEMTVCFLRRLQQQQQQHPHLDARATDQGYSRCFQEVVHFLSKDDLKTQSQRRLLNHMNKLQSSSERNLKDNFLMNSTIQASIKKKSPANSSLWRPW; via the exons ATGGCACCTTCAATCCCTGCAGCAGTTGCCAACTCACAGGAGCATCTGACTCTGAACCACaag CTGAGAAAGCCTCTGGTGGAAAAGTTGCGCAGAGAGCGAATCAACAGCAGCATCGAGCAACTCAAGTCTCTCCTGGGTCCAGAGTTCCTCAAACAGCAACCAGACTCCAAGCTGGAGAAAGCAGACATCCTTGAGATGACAGTTTGCTTCCTGAGAcggcttcagcagcagcagcagcagcatccacaTTTGGATGCAAGAGCTACTGATCAGGGCTACTCCAGATGTTTCCAAGAGGTGGTGCACTTCCTGTCCAAAGATGATCTGAAGACGCAGTCCCAAAGAAGACTGCTGAACCACATGAACAAGCTGCAGTCGTCCTCTGAGAGGAACCTGAAAGACAATTTTCTTATGAACTCCACAATCCAGGCCTCCATTAAGAAAAAGAGCCCAGCCAACAGCTCCCTCTGGAGGCCATGGTAA